ATCATCAGTGCCCCAGTCTCATCTctactctgttcagcagctttctttgtggaAAGCAACTTAATCTAAacaacatacagaaatactggaaatttccactgcaaaaacacaatctacctctcacacATGGACGACCGGGTCCTGACACGGTGGTGGGGTCTCTCATTGCGTGTGCGGCTTTTGCTTCCAGAGGACGTAgtggtcagctctgctgcagacccagTGTCTGTGTAGGTGGCATAGGGATGAGCTGATCCTGTCCCCGTTCAGGTATGCACATCGGCCTCcacctcgcagctcaaacctgtgcccaagagggaggagaatgggaaaggtgCCCCAATCTGCTGAgaaaagctggggctgcctcttctggggaaggaagggcagaaaGGGCTCATGGTGGAGCACCAAGCCTGAGCCTGGCGGGCCACGGTAAACCACGGCTGTGCAACCAGGAGAAGGTCCCCATCCCAAAGAGAGCTCGTGGGAAGTCATGGCCTGGACAGCTGGACAGACAGACTGACCAGTTGGTGAAGGCTGTGCCATCGCTCCATGTCCACTGGGcgtcctcttcttccctgtgcagcccgaTCCAACAGTTTGCCGGGCCCTGGAAGCGCATCATGAAATCCTTTAAAGGAAGAGAGTGTTGAATGTCAGGAGGTTTTAGCATCTGTCCCACCCACATctcaggctccagcaggctgcaaggcgctgccttctgctgcatggAAGAAGCTTGTTTGTGCTTCCATGGCACAAGAGCTGCCCCCGGAGGTGCACATCTCGGGACGTCCCCCAGGTGGATgcgggaggggtggggggcagtAATGTGCCgctgtccctccccagcctggTGCCTTCCTCAGAGCTTTGGGCTCATGTCCCCATCTCACCATCTACTCCGCACTGCCTATGGTGGCCAGGGAAGCTCCGTGGGCattgcagtgctccctgctgctgttccaatcaTTCTCCTCCTTTGATAAATAATAGCATTTCCCCTGGAATCCGACCCAGGCGTTGGGGCATACATGGGCAAAGTCTGGGAAAGGTGGCACAGGGACCTGCCGACATACTGAAATGAGGAATTGGACAAATGTGAGGCAAGGGGCAGgaaatctgcatttctctcaCCTCCCTCCAACAGAGGTGGGGGATGTGCTGCACTgtgttgtgctgcagccccGGGGAGTGTCGCAGAGGTTGGGAAGGTTGAGCAGATCGTGGTGTAGGGCACCgaatggctgccccatagcacgtgggagcagggctgtgcttggggagCGCATCCATTTGCTGGaaaccccaaatccctgctCTGTACCCAAACCTGAGGCATCCTCTCACCGTGGGGACGCTTGGTGGCACTCACCGGTCAGTatcaccagcaccaccagcaggaGGATGAGTGCTCCCAGCGCTGCATGCACGGCAATGAGCTGTACACGGGATCTCCTTCTTCCCATCCCATGGCACCAGGAACCTGGGAAGCAGCGAGTGGGTGGGGGCACATCCTTCTACTCCTGTTCTCCCCCatgctctccttcctgctcagtccACACCATTACCCCATTGGTCTCCTTCTCCACTCTGCCCAAGGGGTTCCGGTGCTGCTTGgtgctctgaaaatgtttcctgttgGTCTCCTTCTCCCATAGCGGGCGTGGAAGTATTGGACTCCAGCACCGATATGTGCACATCCtcttctgggagctgggggtcagAACTGGAGGGCAGATGTTGGTAGAAGTcgttttcctctttctgtttcccttttttccaccCATTCCACTCTTTTGTTCCCCATGCCCAGCCTTACCTTGTTAGGATCCTTTTCGTCTGGTGTGCTGGGGgttctggtgctgctttgtgctctgagaAATGGTTCAGTCATTCTCCCTCTGCAGGCGTGGAAACCTTGTGCTTCAGTACTGGTATTTGCACAGACTGCTGTGGGGTGGACAGTTAGGATGGGGGGGATagaagaaaggactgaaggAGGGGCtcgggaggagaagaaaggagttagaaaaaggagagagaatggGGAGTGGAAAGTGGAAAGAAGGCAAGATGGAGGAGcaagagaagcaggaaggagTTCAGTGCAGTTTGACATGTGAAGACATGTGAGAAGCCAAAGGCGGTGTTGGTACCATTCAGCTGAGCAGcgtgtgcaggcagaggatcTGTCTGGGGAAGCCAAACCACGCTGATAGATCATTCCTGTGGTCATGCTACATCTTTCAAAGTTCTCTTTGCTTGGTTCACACAGTTGGTGGGAGGTCCTTTGCAGTACAGAGCCCAacccacacagctgtgcttggcTCTGAGCCATcatggggggaaaggagaaccCGCACCTGTTGGTTATACCCAAGGAATTGATCCAGACACTATCTCTGATCAAAGCAGGTTTTATTCGCCATTTCAGTGTCAGCtgtcctgcaagcagcagcacacacagaaagcagcgtTCCGTCCTTTATGCCCAGCACCATGGTGAAGCCCTTTGCTCCCTGGGCCCTCCTCGCCCACCTTGGAGCTCGTGCTGATGTTTGCAGctttgtgagaaacacgctccaGGTCTACAATTTCGAATCAGGCcgagatctctgtgaagagcagtttgtcCATGATTGCAACAACGGGCGCACGCCCCCTACTGCCAAGGCAGAAATTGCGCTCCTGATCAGTGAAATCCACTCTGTTTTCTCCCCTGGGTCCAACACAggcaaagcctctcctggcactcattggttgagcatctcaggctcacaatgGTCCGAAGCTGTTGCTCCGTTATGTTTCCATACAACGTCTGTTAGCAACCCATTGTCTTTGGGtatgttctgtactttttaagGAGATAGGAGGACAACATTTCCAACAGTCTGCACACTCCTTCTGTCCTGTGCTTGGCTCTCCCCTACCCTATAGAATTTCCTTACCTGatgcctgtgccaattctacccaGGAGGgaatgccccagtctcaactttactctgttcagcagctttctctgtgaaaagCAACTTCACCTAcactacatacagaaatactggaaatttcctCTGTAAAAACACAACCTACCTGTCACACGGCTGACCGGGTCCTGACACGGTGGTGGGGTCTCTCATTGTGGGTGCGCCTTTTGCTTCCAGAGGACGTAgtggtcagctctgctgcagacccagtgcttgTGTAGGTGGCACAGGGATGAGCTGATCCTGTCCCCGTTCAGGTACGCACATCGGCCTCcacctcgcagctcaaacctgtgcccaagagggaggagaatgggaaaggtgCCCCGATGCACTGAgaaaagctggggctgcctctcctggggaaggaggggCAGAACGGGCTCATGGTGGAGCACCAAGCCTGAGCCAAGCAGCCTATGTGAAACCACGGCTGTGGCACCAGGAGAAGGTCCCCATCCCAAAGAGAGCCTGTGGGAAGTCATGGCCTGGACAGCTGGACAGACAGACTGACCAGTTGGTGAAGGCTGTGCCATCGCTCCATGTCCACTGGGcgtcctcttcttccctgtgcagcccgaTGCAACAGTTTGCCGGGCCCTGGAAGCGCATCATGAAATCCTTTAAAGGAAGAGAGTGTTGAATGTCAGGAAGTTTCAGCATCTGTCCCACCCACATctcaggctccagcaggctgcaaggcgctgccttctgctgcatggAAGAAGCTTGTTTGTGCTTCCATGGCACAAGAGCTGCCCCTGGAGTTGCACATCTCGGGATGTCCCCCAGGTGGATGCGGGAGGGGTTAGGGGCAGTAAAGTGctgctgtccctccccagcctggTGCCTTCCTCAGAGCTTTGGGCTCATGTCCCCATCTCACCATCTCCTCCGCACTGCCTATGGTGGCCAGGGAAGCTCCGTGGGCattgcagtgctccctgctgctgttccaatcaTTCTCCTCCTcagaaaaataatagcatttcccCTGGAATCCGACCCAGGCGTTGGGGCACGCGTGGGCAAAGTCTGGGAAAGATGGCACAGGGACCCGCCGACATACTGAAATGAGGAATTGGACAAATGTGAGGCAAAGGGCAGGacatctgcatttctctcaCCTCCCTCCAACAGAGGTGGGGGATGGACTGCACTgtgttgtgctgcagccccGAGTGCGGTTGCAGAGGTTGGGAAGGTTGAGCAGAGCGTGGTGTAGGGCACTgaatggctgccccatagcatgtgggagcagggctgtgcttcgGGAGCGCACCCATGTGCTGGaaaccccaaatccctgctCTGTACCCAAACCTGAGGCATCCTCTCACCATGGGGACGCTTGGTGGCACTCACCGGTCGATatcaccagcaccaccagcatgAGGATGAGTGCTCCCAGCGCTGCATGCACGGCAATGAGCTGCACACAGGATCTCCTTCTTCCCATCCCATGGCACGAGGAACCAGGGAAGCAGCGAGAAGGTGGGGGCACATCCTTCTACTCCTGTTCCCCCCAtgccctccttcctgctcagtccCCACCATTACCCCATTGTGATCGTTCTCCACTCTGCCcaaggggctgcagtgctgctttgggcTCTGAAAGTGTTTCCTGTTGGTCTCCTTCTCCCATAGCAGCTGTGGAAGTATTGGACTCCAGCACCGATATGTGCACATCCTCTTCTGGGAGCTGGGGATCAGAACTGGAAGGCAGATGTTTGTAGAAGTGGTTTTCCTCtttatgtttcccttttttccaccCAGTCCGCTCTTTtgttccccatccccagccttaCCTTGTTGGGATCCTTCTCCTCTGGTGTGCTGGGGgttctggtgctgctttgtgctctgagaAATGGTTCAGTCGTTCTCCCTCTGCAGGCATGGAAACCTTGTGCTTCAGTATTGGTATTTGCACAGACTGCTGTGGGGTGGACAGTTAGGATGGGGGGGATagaagaaaggactgaaggAGGGGCTCGGGAGGATTAGAAAGcggggagaaaaaggagagagaatggGGAGTGGAaagtggaaagaaggaaagagagaggagcaAGAGGATCAGGAAGGAGTTCAGTGCACTGTCAAATGTGAAGACATGAGAAGATGGTGTTGGTACCATTCAGCTGAGCAGggtgtgcaggcagaggatcTGCCTTGGGAAGCCAAACCACGCCTACAGAGCATTCCTGTGGTCATGCTACATCTTTCGAAGTTCTCTTTGCTTGGTTCAGACAGTTGGTGGGAGGTCCTTCGCAGTACAGAGCCCAacccacacagctgtgcttggcTCTGAGCCATcatggggggaaaggagaaccCGCACCTGTTGGTTATACCCAAGGAATTGATCCAGACACTATCTCTGATCAAAGCGGGCTTTATTCACCACTGCAATGCCGGCTGTCCCGCatacagcagcacacacagaaagcagtgttaGGTCTTTTCTGCCCAGCACCACGGTGAAGCCCTTTGCTCCCTGGGCCCTCCTCGCCCACCTTGGAGCTCGGGCTGATGTTTGCAGctttgtgagaaacacgctccaGGTCTACAATTTCGAATCAGGCCGAGATCTCTTGAAGAGCAGTTTGTCCATGATTGCAACAACGGGCGCACGCCCCCTACTGCCAAGGGAGAAATTGCGCACCTGATCAGTGCAATCCACTCTGTTTTCTCCCCTGGGTCCAACACAggcaaagcctctcctggcattcattggttgagcatctcaggctcacaatgGTCCAAAGCTGTTGCTCCATTATGTTTCCATACAATGTCTGTTAGCAACCCATTGTCTTTGGGtatgttctgtactttttaagGAGACAGGAGGACAACATTTCCAACAGTCTGCACACTCCTTCTGTCCTGTGCTTGGCTCTCCCCTACCCTATAGAATTTCCTTACCTGatgcctgtgccaattctacccaGGAGGgaatgccccagtctcaactgtactctgttcagcagctttctctgtgaaaagCAACTTAATCTAAacaacatacagaaatactggaaattcccactgcaaaaacacaatctacgTCTCACACatggctgaccgggtcctttctcCAGGTGATCTGTCAGTGGGTCAGGCCaggactcagcagttcccatacaggcaGCGAtgccatggggcagctgtgccacgaGGTGTCTGGGGAGGCAAAAATATTCCACAGCGCTGCAGGAAGAGGGGGAGCGGCTGTGGTTTTCTAAGTTCTCTCCTCCTATTCAGCCGTGGTTCTGCCCACAATGGCGGTTGGTACACTCAATGTGGGGGGGCCTCCGCAGTACACAGCCCAACCCGCATGGCCGTGCTTGGCTCTGAGccatcagctgaaaatgagaacCCACATCCGTTGGTGATACCCAAGTAATGTATCAGGATGGTATCTCTGATCAAAGCAGGTTTTATTCCCATTGCAATGCCGGCTGTCCcgcaagcagcagcacacacagaaagcagcgtTACATCTTTTATACCCTGTTACCCAACGTTGATTTCTTCCTCCCatggttcctcattggctgagtgCTTCAGGTTCACAAATCTTCCCGACGCTCAGCTGAACGCATCCATACCTGCTGAGCACAAATCGTTGCTATCTGAACATGGATACTGCTCATTGTTTTGCTTCTCCTCCTTCAATTCCCTATCACTCAGGGCTTGTCTGTCCAGCACCAGCAATTAGCAGTCTTCCAACATAACGAGCCCATTGATATCCCTGTCACACTGTTTGGGAGTGGGATGTGCAACCTGTCTGTACCTCCAGGCTCAGAGCTATTCCAGacggctgcacagagcagaactgcagtctCTGTACCAATAAATGACCCCATCCACCTCATCTCTGTGACCATCAATTACAAAGTTGTGCGGGCAGCCCCGAACCTTCCTGTTTCGAGCCATGGACTCCTCGTCCCCTCACGGCCTCTGAGCTTACGCTCTCACTTCTGACAAGCCTCGAGAACGAGATCTGCCTGGCACCCGGTGACGTCGCCCGCGCTCACGGTCTCCATTGGCCGGGATGGGCGGAGACACCAATGGGGTCGCGGGGCGGGGCCTGGGGTGTCCGCGGAGTGGAGCGGTGCGGTACGGTGCAGAGAGGTGcggtgccgtgccgtgccgtgccgtgccgtgccgtgccgtgccgtgccgtgccgtgccgtgccgtgccatgCCATGGGTCCGAGCGAGGCGGtgttgctggggctgctgctgggcgccCTGGGCGCGGCGGCGTGCGGTGAGTGCTGCGGGATCGGGGTACCCCCGGCACCGGGACCCGCGGCTCCTCGCTCCCCGACGCCGGGGCTGCGTCCGCGGGACCCCCACCCGCGGCTCACCGCTCTGACGCCGTCTGTCCCCGCAGGGTCGCACTCCCTGCGCTACTTCAAGACCAGGATGACGGATCCTGGCCCCGGGATGCCGCAGTTCGTGATCGTCGGGTGCGTAGATGGCGAACTCCTCTGGAACTACAACAGCCTGGGCCGGACGGTGCGGCCCATCGTGGGCTGGCTGCCGCAGGAGGACCAGGAGCACTGGGATGCAGAGACCCAGAAGGCCCGGGACGTTGAGCTGCATTTCTACGAGTtcctgggcaggctgcaggtgcACTACAATAAAAGTGGAGGTGAGCGCGGCAGCAGCTGCGTTGTgatggggctgggatggtgACTCCGTGCAGTGAGGGATCCGTGAGGCGTCCGCCAGCCCCACTGAAGTCTGGCCTTGCCCCACAccaagctgtgctgggctgaacATGTGTGGTGGCACTGTCCCTGGGCTCCTCCGATCCTGagcccacccaccccatcccagccccacagcactcctggtgccccacagcccatgaagcccctcaccccccacccctgctGTGCCTCAGGGTCTCACACGCTGCAGAAGATGATCGGCTGTGACATCCTGGAGGACGGCAGCATCCGAGGGTACGTTCAGTATGCATTTGATGGGAGGGACTTCCTCGCCTTTGATATGGACACGATGACGTTCACCGCAGCCGATGCGGTGGCAGAAATCACCAagaggaggtgggaggaggaagggataTATACTGAGGGATGCAAGCATGAGCTGGGGACCATCTGCGTCCAGAACTTGAGGAGATACCTGGAACACGGAAAGGCAGTGCTgaaaaggagaggtgaggatGGGAGGGGGActtggggctgggctgggtgtggggcaggggctcAGTGTGGGGTGCTCAGCCTGGCCCACAACGTCACCCATCTGCAGAACGGCCTGAGGTGCGCGTGTGGGGGAAGGAGGCCGACGGGATCCTGACTTTGTCCTGCCGCGCTTATGGCTTCTACCCGCGGCCCATTGCCATCAGCTGGATGAAGGACGGCATGGTCCGGGACCAGGAGACCCACTGGGGGGGCATCGTGCCCAACAGCGATGGCACCTACCACGCCTCGGCTGCCATtgatgtgctgctggaggatgtGGACAAGTATTGGTGCCGCGTGGAGCACACCAGCCTGCCCCAGCCTGGCCTCTTCTCATGGGGTGAGCCTGGCAGCGTGGAGTGCGTGGGGTTGGGGTCTGGGGGGCCACCCTTTCCATTCCTGACAAAGCCACTCTACTCCCAGAGCCGCAGCCCAACCTGACTCCTTCTGTGGCCGGGGCGGTCGGCGCCATCGTggctgtcattgctgctgtcGTTGGAGTCGTGGTGTGGAAGAGCAAGTCAGGTAAAGGTagtgggctggggggggaaggtgtgcttggggggggtggggaacgTGCTCAGAATCCCTTAGGATTGCCCACTCTTTGACATGAGCCTGGTGCTGACACTTTTTTCTGTCtgtagggaaggagaagaagggttatgaagcagcagcaggtgagtGCCAAGGGCAGAACTGGCAGAAGACTGCCAGTGCTTGGGGTCAGGGCACTCTGGGGCCCCTTGTTGCTTCTGGGGTCACAGTGCAGGTGGTGGCATGATGCTCTGTACTACACAGCAAGCACAGACACAGGGCTCATTGCTCTCCCTTCCTTGCAGGCCACGATGGGGAATCCAGCGTCTAAGCCATGGTTAGAGTGTGAAACCGGGACTCAGGAGGGGTCCCTGTGGTTGGAGCGGTCCCGGTTCCCTGCGCTTTTCCGTTGGGCCCACAGCTGGGACAATACTGGGCCCACCCTCCCTGGAGAACCCCCAGGGTGGTGAGTCGGGACGGGGACGTGGTCCCATATGACACCACCTCTTCTCACCCACACAGAAAGTGAACTTTCCATCTGAGTGCTGTGCTACttcagccagccctgcatgcaTGTGTTTGGAGTTTGTGGGTGTGTGTATCTCTGTTTGCTCAACTTCCTGCATCTCCTCGGGCTGACGCAGTGTGTGCTCCCCTGCTCACACACTGTTTCCAACAGTTAGCACATGGGTTCTGCCCTGTGCTAGGCGCTCTCCTACCATGTAGGATTATCTTACCCGGTGCCTGTGCCAACTGTACTCAAGTCGgaatgccccagtctcaactttgttcagcagctttctttgtgaaaagcagctctcagcGCTGTGCTCATTGTAGTCAGCCATTAGCTTCAAAACCTTGTTGGGCAGCTCATGCCTTGGATGGGTGCTGCTGACCAGGCTTTGAGCCAAGCTggcatggttttgtaattttgccattggtattccacatcataacttCATGGACAGCCCGGGTAATTACAGGGTTAATTGTCCGGTtccgtggattgacaaccttccagatacctgcttctcgaaagagaagaagaactgcgtatcccagaggacctcacggtcagagaggGAAGATACGGCACTGAAATCACAGGATATGAGTGGCGTGATCAGGCTCACACTCTCTCTCTGACAGCCATGCAGAGTGCTGGGTGTGCTTCTGAGCTGTGCGCCTTCATTCAAGCAGACCTTTCGGTTTTGGAagctttctcttattttatcttatttataACCCGTACTTTCAATttgattgtattatattgtgttatcttgcattccaatatcatggttagtaaaataagttttccacCTTAGATTGTggccactgctctgttctttttccctctctgagcccagctcccattcccctgtcccctttcccttcccatttttgggtgCCAGGGGGCCCACAGGCCCACTGCCCCCCTGTCAAGGGCATAGACTGATCTAGATTGAgctagataactccgtgacagcttttggtggagaatgcgggcaatctgaagcttttaacgcTAACAGAGAAAATAGAGGATTTCTTTAAGCCGGAGACTCACAGACTGCAAGGCATTGCtagtgtgaccttcatagatgaGATTATGGTCTGGGCAGTCTGCCGAACTCTGGACACTGTACCcagtagttgttgttgttgttgtttttccccccgTTTTAGCAGCTACCAGCTATGAGTCTGCTCTTTATTGCAGGAGCGTTGTATAAGGGATTAAGGACAATCATGATCTTGGGAAATTATTGGCCTATAATTAACATCATGATTTCgtgctgtggaattgtgttcatatataaccaaataagggcCCTGATGGAGACGCCTGCCTGGTacctttatgcaatgtggtatcaTTTTAAGTTTGACACTTTCAAACCAGtttccaggctttcttctcagtttgtctCGTGTTTTTTCAACCGCCGAGCTAGAGCTCATACTCTTGTGCATGTTATCAATCtccttgaatgttttcttctccatttgtgttatgtggaagaagtctcctccaaaaccagagaatgctgactggcagggaatatggagaggtttaggagaaatcttagaagcgtggggacccgcAATGTCATGGCACTCcactcttgaacacctgtgggatccCAGGAAACGAAGCcagtatttgagtcagggatggtgtGGCTCAGATAGATCGAAGGAGGTACGGcttatttggggcttggcttgtgcttacCGTGCTCTATGTaatactattctggagagagagagtttccaagcAGAGGTtgaagccaaagggggaaatctccaagtcaaatctgatcagtcacaggagaCACCAGTAGCAGTGTCAGCTGCCcctgtggaaggcaagaaatggaagtgggTGTCCACGCgtctggaatggaaaaaagaagcagcagctgcggaggaggaggtagaggaagatcccGGCCAGGGGGCCTCCTCAGAGCCacgaaaggcaaaagcaaaaaccaaggGACACGGAGAGGCGAGTGATGAAGAGGAAGTCTCTATTTCTGTTTGCcgacctctgaagatgactgaaatccaaggctcAAGGAAAGAGTTTACACGGCATCCGAACAAAAcccttgtcacctggttgcttcgctgttgggacggcggggccagtagcttgtctctggATGGTAACGAAGCCCGCCAACTAGGAGGCATTGCCAAAGACTCATCTATTGACAGAgggattagtagatgtttggatggagccaccac
The DNA window shown above is from Gallus gallus isolate bGalGal1 chromosome 16, bGalGal1.mat.broiler.GRCg7b, whole genome shotgun sequence and carries:
- the LOC121106956 gene encoding C-type lectin domain family 2 member I-like: MMRFQGPANCCIGLHREEEDAQWTWSDGTAFTNWFELRGGGRCAYLNGDRISSSLCHLHKHWVCSRADHYVLWKQKAHPQ
- the MHCY35 gene encoding major histocompatibility complex-Y, class I heavy chain, 35 precursor, yielding MGPSEAVLLGLLLGALGAAACGSHSLRYFKTRMTDPGPGMPQFVIVGCVDGELLWNYNSLGRTVRPIVGWLPQEDQEHWDAETQKARDVELHFYEFLGRLQVHYNKSGGSHTLQKMIGCDILEDGSIRGYVQYAFDGRDFLAFDMDTMTFTAADAVAEITKRRWEEEGIYTEGCKHELGTICVQNLRRYLEHGKAVLKRRERPEVRVWGKEADGILTLSCRAYGFYPRPIAISWMKDGMVRDQETHWGGIVPNSDGTYHASAAIDVLLEDVDKYWCRVEHTSLPQPGLFSWEPQPNLTPSVAGAVGAIVAVIAAVVGVVVWKSKSGKEKKGYEAAAGHDGESSV
- the MHCY35 gene encoding major histocompatibility complex-Y, class I heavy chain, 35 isoform X1 — translated: MGPSEAVLLGLLLGALGAAACGSHSLRYFKTRMTDPGPGMPQFVIVGCVDGELLWNYNSLGRTVRPIVGWLPQEDQEHWDAETQKARDVELHFYEFLGRLQVHYNKSGGSHTLQKMIGCDILEDGSIRGYVQYAFDGRDFLAFDMDTMTFTAADAVAEITKRRWEEEGIYTEGCKHELGTICVQNLRRYLEHGKAVLKRRERPEVRVWGKEADGILTLSCRAYGFYPRPIAISWMKDGMVRDQETHWGGIVPNSDGTYHASAAIDVLLEDVDKYWCRVEHTSLPQPGLFSWEPQPNLTPSVAGAVGAIVAVIAAVVGVVVWKSKSGKGKEKKGYEAAAGHDGESSV